A genome region from Hevea brasiliensis isolate MT/VB/25A 57/8 chromosome 9, ASM3005281v1, whole genome shotgun sequence includes the following:
- the LOC110645697 gene encoding flowering time control protein FCA produces the protein MERQREDYQHLPHPPPPPPPPPHPHPHPHLHTHPHPQHHRHHRNNQPDHQEQFPKHYQHEHQHHYFNRHESLADQNQDHQFNNHNHDNHSNYDTNHQLSFEPNEPFGGGVGGGFCSNARKRGRYHSGRAGSPDHNDDAVYAKLYVAPVPRTTTEEYIRPLFEEHGNVVEVIFPRDKWTGQQQGYCFVKYATIEEADRAIKALNDQYTVPGEAAPIKVRYADGERERLGKVERGRLGKGEREHPGGGEFVDKLYVGSINKQASKQEIEEIFSPYGHVEDVYIARDILKQSRGCAFIKFSHRDMAVAAMKALSGTFTMRGCDQPLVVRFADPKKRKTGELRGNYAFGGQNFGPCSHEPLSRPTPNFGDSMGGRVLPNASYTLQEISPNSQPQTVSHAVELALGAPHITEQSLPPVKQPPTQLFQMPLQQTQVPHKCLQSSQQAVSEMKKQPQNLEQHQGVQVTPESTWTESNPPAVSVTSATLAVPPSPQTVDLQECDWSEHACPDGYKYYYNCTTCESRWEKPDEFILFQQQLQKQQKPHNSSQQPHSLSTSVCGEEVNTQKDLHHAQIKSETSPVVDPTHL, from the exons ATGGAACGACAGCGAGAAGACTACCAACACCTCCCTcaccctcctcctcctcctcctcctcccccTCACCCTCACCCTCACCCTCACCTGCACACTCACCCTCACCCTCAACATCACCGCCACCATCGCAATAACCAGCCGGACCACCAGGAGCAGTTTCCGAAGCATTACCAACACGAGCACCAGCATCACTACTTTAACCGCCACGAATCCCTTGCCGACCAGAATCAGGACCACCAATTCAACAACCACAACCACGATAACCATTCTAATTACGACACTAACCACCAGTTGAGCTTCGAACCAAATGAACCATTTGGCGGAGGAGTTGGTGGAGGATTCTGCTCCAATGCCCGCAAAAGGGGCCGATATCATTCTGGCCGAGCAGGTTCACCAG atCATAACGATGATGCTGTTTATGCAAAACTTTATGTTGCACCAGTTCCAAGAACTACAACTGAAGAATAT ATCCGCCCCTTGTTTGAAGaacatggaaatgttgttgaggtAATTTTCCCTAGAGATAAGTGGACTGGCCAACAACAAG GATATTGCTTTGTCAAATATGCAACAATAGAGGAAGCTGACAGGGCTATTAAGGCTTTAAATGATCAGTATACTGTTCCTGGA gaggctgCTCCCATTAAGGTCAGGTATGCTGATGGGGAGCGGGAACGCCTTGGTAAGGTTGAAAGAGGACGTCTTGGTAAGGGAGAAAGGGAACACCCAG GGGGAGGGGAGTTTGTTGACAAACTCTATGTTGGTTCCATTAACAAACAAGCTTCAAAACAGGAAATTGAAGAA ATATTTTCTCCATATGGTCATGTAGAAGATGTCTACATTGCTCGAGACATACTGAAGCAAAGTCGTG GATGtgcatttattaaattttctcaCCGAGATATGGCAGTGGCAGCAATGAAAGCATTAAGTGGAACTTTCACAATGAGA GGTTGTGATCAACCTTTGGTTGTTCGTTTTGCTGATCCCAAAAAACGCAAAACTGGAGAATTAAG GGGAAATTATGCATTTGGCGGACAGAACTTTGGTCCATGTTCTCATGAACCATTAAGTAG GCCAACACCCAACTTTGGTGATTCCATGGGAGGGCGTGTTTTGCCTAATGCTTCGTACACATTGCAAGAAATTTCCCCAAATTCACAACCACAAACTGTTTCCCATGCTGTAGAACTCGCACTTGGAGCTCCTCATATCACAGAACAATCACTTCCTCCAGTAAAGCAGCCACCAACACAGTTGTTTCAGATGCCATTACAACAAACACAAGTTCCACACAAATGTTTGCAATCATCTCAACAAGCCGTCTCTGAGATGAAGAAACAGCCTCAAAATTTAGAGCAGCATCAAGGTGTGCAGGTTACCCCTGAG TCTACGTGGACTGAAAGCAATCCTCCAGCAGTGAGTGTTACTTCTGCTACACTTGCAGTACCTCCAAGTCCCCAGACAGTGGATCTACAAGAGTGCGATTGGAGTGAGCATGCCTGCCCTGATGGGTATAAGTACTATTATAACTGCACAACTTGTGAAAGTAGA TGGGAGAAGCCTGATGAGTTCATCTTATTTCAGCAACAATTGCAGAAGCAGCAAAAACCACACAATTCTAGCCAGCAACCTCATTCCCTATCAACAAGTGTTTGTGGTGAAGAAGTTAATACACAAAAG